A stretch of the Rosa rugosa chromosome 5, drRosRugo1.1, whole genome shotgun sequence genome encodes the following:
- the LOC133710382 gene encoding tuliposide B-converting enzyme 1, amyloplastic-like — protein MASTTTKEIAAEIPNLIKHYKDGTVERLFGSPHVPPSLNDPDTGVSSKDITISHNPLVSARLYLPQNQTKKLPILLYFHGGGFCLESAFSSLDHRYLNRLVSEAQVIAVSVEYRLSPESPLPAAYEDCWAALQWVASHSLNEDDTSHKEPWLADFGDFDRVYIGGDSAGGNLAHNIAMRAGIDSLPGRVKILGAILSHPYFWGSKPIGSEPKGEDNDKSLPYLVWNFAYPSADGGIDNPLINPMVSGAPSLAGLGCSRLLVCVAGKDELRDRSVWYYDLVKESGWKGEVELFEVEGEEHCFHILYEKETENVKKMIKRLADFLSLISPPMASTTKEIASEIPNIIKHYKDGTVERFFGFPYVPPSLNDPQTGVSSKDITISHNPLVSARLYLPRNKSQKLPILVYFHCGGFCLESAFSSIHHRYLNRLVSEAQVLAVSVEYRLAPESPLPAAYEDCWTALQWVASHSIHQDGTSHKEPWVVDFGDFDRLYIGGDSAGGNLAHNIAMKAGAESLNGGVKILGAIVSHSYFWGSKPIGSEPKGEDIEKSPQCLCWNIVYPGADGGIDNPLINPMVSGAPSLAGLGCSRLLVCVAGKDELRDRSVWYYDLVKESGWKGEAELLFEVEEEGHCFHILYEKETENVAKMIKRLAAFLV, from the exons ATGGCTTCCACCACCACCAAAGAAATCGCCGCAGAGATCCCCAATCTCATCAAGCACTACAAAGATGGCACAGTCGAACGCCTCTTCGGCTCTCCACACGTTCCCCCATCTCTTAACGACCCCGATACTGGTGTCTCCTCCAAAGACATCACCATCTCACACAATCCCTTAGTCTCTGCTCGCCTCTACCTCcctcaaaaccaaaccaaaaagcTTCCCATCTTGCTCTACTTCCACGGCGGCGGTTTCTGCCTCGAGTCCGCCTTCTCCTCCCTCGACCACCGCTACCTCAACCGCCTGGTCTCGGAAGCTCAAGTCATTGCTGTCTCAGTCGAGTACAGGCTCTCCCCAGAAAGCCCTCTTCCTGCTGCTTATGAAGATTGCTGGGCCGCTCTTCAGTGGGTTGCTTCTCACTCACTCAATGAAGATGATACTTCTCACAAAGAGCCGTGGCTAGCCGATTTCGGCGACTTCGATAGAGTTTACATTGGTGGAGACAGTGCTGGAGGGAACCTTGCACATAACATAGCTATGAGAGCAGGGATTGACAGCTTACCTGGTCGGGTGAAGATTTTGGGGGCTATTCTGTCCCACCCGTACTTTTGGGGGTCCAAGCCAATCGGGTCGGAGCCTAAAGGTGAAGACAATGACAAGTCCCTGCCTTATCtggtttggaactttgcttATCCTTCTGCTGATGGAGGCATTGACAATCCGTTGATTAATCCGATGGTTTCGGGTGCTCCGAGTTTGGCCGGGCTTGGGTGCTCTAGGCTTCTTGTGTGTGTTGCTGGCAAGGATGAGCTGAGGGATCGAAGCGTCTGGTATTATGATTTGGTGAAGGAAAGTGGATGGAAAGGAGAAGTGGAGCTGTTTGAAGTGGAAGGAGAGGAGCATTGCTTTCATATCTTGTATGAGAAAGAGACAGAGAATGTAAAGAAAATGATCAAACGGTTAGCTGATTTTCT ATCTTTAATTTCTCCTCCAATGGCTTCCACCACCAAAGAAATAGCTTCAGAGATCCCCAATATCATCAAGCATTACAAAGATGGCACAGTCGAACGCTTCTTCGGTTTTCCGTACGTCCCCCCATCTCTTAACGACCCCCAAACCGGTGTCTCCTCCAAAGACATCACCATCTCACACAACCCTTTAGTCTCTGCTCGCCTCTACCTCCCTCGAAACAAATCTCAAAAACTTCCCATCTTGGTTTACTTCCACTGCGGCGGCTTTTGCTTAGAATCGGCCTTCTCGTCCATCCACCACCGCTACCTCAACCGCCTGGTCTCCGAAGCTCAAGTTCTCGCCGTCTCAGTCGAGTATAGGCTCGCCCCGGAAAGCCCACTTCCTGCTGCTTATGAAGATTGTTGGACCGCTCTTCAATGGGTTGCTTCTCACTCAATCCATCAAGATGGTACTTCTCACAAAGAGCCCTGGGTAGTCGATTTCGGGGACTTTGATAGGCTTTACATTGGTGGAGATAGTGCTGGTGGAAATCTTGCACATAACATTGCTATGAAGGCAGGGGCTGAGAGCTTGAATGGCGGTGTGAAAATTTTGGGGGCTATTGTGTCGCACTCGTATTTCTGGGGATCCAAGCCAATCGGGTCGGAGCCTAAAGGAGAAGACATTGAGAAGTCTCCGCAGTGTCTGTGTTGGAATATTGTTTACCCTGGTGCTGATGGAGGCATTGACAATCCATTGATTAATCCGATGGTTTCGGGTGCTCCGAGTTTGGCCGGGCTTGGGTGCTCTAGATTGCTTGTTTGTGTTGCAGGCAAGGATGAGCTGAGGGATCGAAGTGTCTGGTATTATGATTTGGTGAAGGAAAGTGGGTGGAAAGGAGAAGCGGAGTTGTTATTTGAAGTGGAAGAAGAGGGGCATTGCTTCCATATCTTGTATGAGAAAGAGACCGAGAATGTTGCAAAAATGATCAAACGCTTGGCTGCTTTTCTTGTCTAG